CGCACATTCTTTGACGCATCAGACAAAATAGGGCCGAAAATTTCAGCGGCACTGCTTTCTCAAGATTCAGTAATTGCACGGGCAATGCCTCAGGGTGACATTCTCGGCTTTGCCCCACCATTCTGCCTAACCCGCGAAGAAGCAGACACCGTCGTGGCTGCTACGGCTAGCGCAGTAAAGTCTGTGTTGGGCTAAATTTACAATGATGCGAGTTGGAGATATCTTCAGCTTGCATCAAATTAAAGATTCAAGGCAACCACTCGGCGCTCTAAAACAAAATTCCACATAATTATATTGACACTTTTACTAATATTATTTCAAATAATAAACTTGTGACTATTCCGGTCTCTCTATTCGGATTTACAGCAGCCTATGAAGCAATTTAGCGCATGCAGCAAAAATAAGAAGTACCTCACCTGGTCTGACAAAGTAGATTCCCACCCCGCTGCTTTGAATTTCTATTTCCCGCTGCAAAACCTCCCTTCCTTACGAAGGCGTGCAAGCTCTTTGCCAGTATCCTAATGCGGCCCGGCCAATGATTTCTGAACCAGTCTAACTGTGCCAAGTTCCGAAGCCAGCTAGGCGATGCATTCGCCAACTTTGATGCCAACAATGGTTGACGCTTCGTTGTTCATTGTGTCTGCTGAACACGGTGTGATGTTGCACGGTCTTGGTGATCTGCACAATGTCTTGAGGCAGGGGAGCGTTTTTGATGTCTGTTCGCTCAATGTTAAAATCTCGAATTGCGGAATACATTACGAGCGAAAGTAGGGTATTGCGAAAGCGTAGGGCTTTTGAAAAGCAACGAAGGCGCACAGGTGCAGATCATGAAGTGCATTATTTTCATGATGCCGCGGATCCCTACGCGCATTTGACTCTTCAAGTGCTTGGCGAATTTCAAAACCGCTATGCAATCACATTGAAAATCCACCTCATATCCGGTCCTCCTGATTGGGCTGCACCCGAACGTTCAGCGTTGGAGGCATATGCGCTCGTCGATTCCATGCGTCTTGCCGAGCACTATGGACTTGCAGAAACTAGCTCTGAAACTCCAAGTGCAGAACGTGTAGCCAGAGCTGAAACGTTGATGTCGCGCGACCTTGAATCTGATGAGTGTGTTGGCAAGCTTTTAGAGATCAGTTCTCGGTTGTGGTCCGGAGATGAATTACCAAGCAGCGCGGAACTTGATGCAGAGCGGACAAAAGAAAAAGGTGATGCACGGCTAGCCGAGCTGGGTCATTATCTTGGCGCGACCTTTTACTATGGTGGGGAATGGTATTGGGGAGTGGATCGTTTCCAGTATTTGGAAGACCGCCTGCAGAAGCTTGGTCTTAGCAAAGCTCCCAACAAAATTGTTTCAACCGTGCCGAGGCCGTTGCCATCCCTTGCAGCTTCCACTGATGTGAATATTGATTTCTTCCTGTCATTCAGGAGCCCGTATTCTTATCTCGCATTTGATCGAGCTTGCACTCTGAGCGATAGGGTCGGGGGGATGCTGAATATTCGGCCTGTCTTGCCAATGGTAATGCGTGGTTTGCCTGTTCCATCTGCAAAACGAAAATATATCCTTTCCGACGCTGCACGTGAAGCTCGGTTTCATGGCATTCCATTTGGAAGAATATGCGATCCTTTAGGCAAAGCTATCGAACGCGGATACTCACTGCTTGAATACGCTGACTCTAATGATCGGCTAAAAGAGTTTTGCGGAGCGTTCATGACTGGAGTGTGGTCCCAGGGCATTGATGCGAGTTCAGACCGTGG
The window above is part of the Pseudovibrio sp. Tun.PSC04-5.I4 genome. Proteins encoded here:
- a CDS encoding DsbA family protein, translating into MSVRSMLKSRIAEYITSESRVLRKRRAFEKQRRRTGADHEVHYFHDAADPYAHLTLQVLGEFQNRYAITLKIHLISGPPDWAAPERSALEAYALVDSMRLAEHYGLAETSSETPSAERVARAETLMSRDLESDECVGKLLEISSRLWSGDELPSSAELDAERTKEKGDARLAELGHYLGATFYYGGEWYWGVDRFQYLEDRLQKLGLSKAPNKIVSTVPRPLPSLAASTDVNIDFFLSFRSPYSYLAFDRACTLSDRVGGMLNIRPVLPMVMRGLPVPSAKRKYILSDAAREARFHGIPFGRICDPLGKAIERGYSLLEYADSNDRLKEFCGAFMTGVWSQGIDASSDRGLSRIVSCAGLDWNEAKDIVDNDDWRVQVEANRQELVKLGLWGVPSFRVGTTGIWGQDRLWVMEDPVANSSAFV